In a single window of the Clupea harengus unplaced genomic scaffold, Ch_v2.0.2, whole genome shotgun sequence genome:
- the hrh3 gene encoding histamine H3 receptor, whose translation MFTTDGSLLNIGLDTKYMMSSTFHSTTGISELSTSQPFDSLFWNRSLDVLGNATVVKELEAIKHRHVQFSPSTSVFLAVLMIVLVFATIVGNALVILAFVVEKSLRTHGNFFFLNLAIADLLVGGFCIPVYIPYVLTGEWRLGRGLCKLWLVVDYMVCTASVFNIVLISFDRFLSVTKAVSYRCQKGVTSAAVLKMVSVWLAAFLLYGPAIISWEHIAGGSVVPTGECYAEFYFNWYFLMTASTVEFFTPFISVTYFNLSIYINIRKRTEVREQQPTKMEFGNCEMESLGASGVNRVFFVRPIQTHARSIKRKGARSRCGRLSNAKVSAAAIGDAGQGGRRESATLDLPPLQVGDLAQQCAPPRFHNAEQSFEPVRTRSDASANLASRSRLSRDKKVAKSLAVIVGVFGLCWAPYTLLMIIRAACHGQCVQHYMYETSFWLLWVNSSINPVLYPLCHSSFKRAFSKLLCPNKINIQPQYVEPNY comes from the exons ATGTTCACCACTGATGGCTCTTTGTTAAACATTGGTCTGGATACTAAATACATGATGTCGTCTACATTTCACTCTACGACTGGAATATCAGAATTGTCTACCTCACAACCATTCGACTCGCTTTTCTGGAACCGGTCCTTAGATGTCCTTGGAAACGCAACGGTGGTGAAAGAATTGGAGGCAATAAAGCACCGGCATGTTCAATTTTCTCCATCAACTTCAGTGTTTCTAGCTGTCCTAATGATAGTCCTGGTTTTCGCCACTATCGTAGGAAACGCGCTTGTTATTCTAGCTTTCGTGGTGGAAAAAAGTTTGCGGACACACGGCAactttttctttcttaattTAGCCATTGCGGATTTGCTAGTAG GAGGATTTTGTATTCCAGTGTACATTCCTTATGTGTTGACGGGCGAGTGGAGACTCGGAAGAGGGCTTTGCAAACTCTGGCTGGTGGTGGATTATATGGTTTGCACAGCGTCTGTGTTCAATATAGTCCTCATCAGTTTTGACAGGTTTCTGTCCGTCACCAAAGCG GTGAGCTACAGGTGCCAGAAGGGAGTGACGTCCGCAGCGGTATTGAAGATGGTGAGCGTGTGGCTGGCTGCCTTCCTGCTTTACGGACCAGCTATCATCAGCTGGGAGCACATTGCTGGTGGGAGTGTAGTGCCCACCGGGGAGTGTTATGCCGAATTCTACTTCAACTGGTACTTCCTTATGACGGCCTCAACGGTGGAGTTCTTCACGCCATTCATAAGTGTCACCTACTTCAACCTCAGCATCTACATTAACATCAGGAAGCGGACAGAAGTCAGAGAACAACAGCCAACCAAAATGGAATTTGGAAACTGCGAGATGGAGTCACTGGGAGCAAGCGGTGTGAACCGCGTGTTCTTCGTCAGACCAATTCAGACGCACGCCCGCAGCATCAAAAGAAAAGGCGCGCGCTCTCGGTGTGGCCGTTTGTCAAACGCCAAGGTCTCTGCTGCAGCCATTGGTGATGCAGGCCAGGGGGGGAGACGAGAGAGCGCCACTCTTGACCTCCCTCCTTTGCAGGTTGGAGATTTGGCTCAGCAATGTGCTCCACCACGATTTCACAACGCTGAGCAATCGTTTGAACCTGTGCGCACCCGCTCCGACGCATCTGCCAACCTGGCAAGCAGATCCCGCCTCTCCAGGGACAAGAAAGTGGCCAAGTCTTTAGCTGTTATTGTTGGCGTATTCGGACTCTGTTGGGCACCCTACACCCTACTCATGATCATTCGGGCGGCGTGCCATGGCCAATGCGTCCAGCACTACATGTACGAAACCTCTTTCTGGCTGTTATGGGTAAACTCCTCCATTAACCCCGTACTGTATCCTCTGTGTCACAGCAGCTTCAAAAGGGCATTCAGCAAACTCCTCTGTCCCAATAAGATCAATATACAGCCTCAATACGTAGAACCGAATTACTAG
- the LOC122129513 gene encoding collagenase 3-like: MKNFSLCVLLSLVIAAHANPIITSTDSKDEDVVQNYLKRFYNLGMDSESTVQFKTISQLELKVSEMQQFFGLRVTGEVDSETLEVMKKPRCGVPDMEEYNTFIGRLKWHTNKLTYRIESYTQDMSVAEVDSAMQKALQVWAKVTPLRFTRIYSGTADIMISFGARDHRDGYPFDGPDGTLAHAFPPPRSPSYGIEGDAHFDDDETFTFHTSAGYNLFLVAAHEFGHSLGLSHSKDPGALMAPIYVQRDVDSFVLPQDDVKGIQSLYGPNPDEPNPTGPSTPDACDPKIKLDAVTSMRGEMIFFKGRFFWRSYPLSPNPEQHLIKSFWPDAPENIDAAYENPQTQQVFLFRGQKVWALYGYDIEKGYPKSLSIMGLPETVKKVSAVLSDPDTGKTLFFVGEYYYSYDETKKAMDKGYPKMVADGFPGMTGQVTAAVLFRGYAYLYDGSVMFEYDVVSRRLFRVLKASYFLNC, translated from the exons ATGAAGAACTTCAGTCTGTGCGTTCTCCTCAGTCTGGTGATTGCAGCTCATGCCAACCCAATAATAACATCGACCGACAGCAAAGATGAGGATGTGGTCCAG AACTACCTGAAAAGATTCTACAACTTGGGAATGGACAGTGAGTCTACTGTTCAATTCAAGACGATAAGCCAGCTAGAGCTGAAAGTGAGTGAGATGCAGCAGTTTTTTGGACTCCGTGTGACAGGAGAGGTGGACTCAGAAACCTTGGAGGTGATGAAGAAGCCCCGCTGTGGTGTCCCCGATATGGAAGAATATAACACTTTCATTGGACGTCTCAAATGGCACACCAACAAATTGACTTACAG AATTGAAAGCTACACTCAAGATATGTCCGTGGCCGAAGTGGACAGTGCCATGCAAAAAGCACTACAGGTCTGGGCGAAAGTAACACCCCTGAGGTTTACACGTATCTACTCCGGAACAGCCGATATCATGATATCTTTTGGTGCCAGAG ACCACCGTGATGGCTACCCATTTGATGGGCCTGATGGTACTTTAGCGCATGCCTTTCCACCCCCACGATCACCATCATATGGAATTGAGGGGGATGCTCATTTCGATGATGATGAGACCTTCACCTTCCATACCTCAGCAG GGTATAACTTGTTCCTGGTGGCTGCCCATGAATTTGGACACTCTCTTGGCTTGTCCCACTCCAAGGACCCTGGTGCTCTCATGGCTCCAATTTACGTCCAAAGAGATGTGGACAGCTTTGTGCTACCACAGGATGATGTCAAAGGAATACAGTCACTTTACG GCCCAAACCCGGACGAGCCTAATCCTACAGGTCCCTCTACCCCTGATGCCTGTGATCCTAAGATCAAACTGGATGCAGTCACAAGTATGCGTGGAGAAATGATATTCTTCAAGGGAAG GTTCTTCTGGCGTAGCTATCCACTGAGCCCAAATCCTGAGCAACATCTCATCAAGAGCTTCTGGCCCGATGCCCCTGAGAATATTGATGCAGCCTATGAGAACCCACAAACCCAACAAGTCTTCCTCTTTAGAG GTCAGAAGGTTTGGGCTCTCTATGGCTATGACATTGAAAAGGGTTACCCCAAGAGCCTGAGCATTATGGGCTTGCCAGAGACTGTGAAGAAGGTTAGCGCTGTGCTCAGTGACCCTGACACTGGAAAGACTTTGTTCTTTGTTGGCGAGTATTATTACAG CTATGATGAAACCAAAAAGGCAATGGACAAAGGTTACCCTAAAATGGTTGCAGATGGTTTCCCTGGAATGACAGGACAAGTCACAGCAGCTGTCCTGTTCAGAG GTTATGCCTACCTCTACGACGGCTCCGTCATGTTTGAGTACGACGTTGTGTCCAGAAGACTCTTTCGTGTTCTGAAGGCAAGCTATTTCTTAAATTGTTAG